One genomic window of Nicotiana sylvestris chromosome 10, ASM39365v2, whole genome shotgun sequence includes the following:
- the LOC104236848 gene encoding probable pectinesterase 29, translating into MNYKTVYVDPSGHGQFKTIQSAIDSVPQNNQNWICINIKAGQYREQVKIPREKPYIYLKGGDQGKTIVTWDAHDSIATDATFTSEADNTIVDSITFINSYNYPPKSNNNPRVVAVAAMISGDKSVFYRCEFLGLQDTLWDVQGRHYFKLCTIEGAVDFIFGNGQSLYESCTISVNAGALDGLAGFITAQGRSNPKDGSGFVFKNCNVIGSGQTFLGRPWREYARVIFYDCNMSNVITPEGWTAGVFVGKEKQLTFAEESCKGTGSRTSKRVQWEAKLSQQELQHLTSLSFIDNEGWITKQPLKVLL; encoded by the exons ATGAACTACAAAACAGTGTATGTGGATCCATCTGGACATGGCCAGTTCAAAACTATCCAATCAGCCATTGATTCTGTCCCTCAAAATAACcagaattggatttgtattaacatcAAAGCTGGACAATATAG GGAACAAGTGAAAATCCCTAGAGAAAAGCCATATATTTATCTTAAAGGAGGGGATCAAGGAAAAACAATTGTGACTTGGGATGCTCATGACTCAATTGCTACAGATGCTACTTTCACTTCAGAAGCTGATAATACAATTGTGGATAGCATAACCTTTATA AATTCTTACAATTATCCTCCGAAAAGCAACAATAATCCGAGGGTGGTGGCGGTGGCGGCGATGATTTCCGGCGACAAGTCGGTGTTTTATAGGTGTGAATTTCTTGGATTACAAGACACATTATGGGATGTTCAAGGAAGACATTATTTCAAGCTTTGCACCATTGAAGGAGCTGTTGATTTCATCTTTGGTAATGGTCAATCACTTTATGAG AGTTGTACTATATCAGTAAATGCAGGAGCACTAGATGGATTGGCAGGGTTTATAACAGCACAAGGAAGATCAAACCCTAAAGATGGAAGTGGTTTTGTGTTCAAAAACTGTAATGTTATAGGAAGTGGACAAACATTCTTGGGCAGGCCATGGAGAGAATATGCAAGAGTTATATTCTATGATTGCAATATGTCAAATGTCATCACTCCTGAGGGTTGGACTGCTGGAGTTTTTGTTGGCAAAGA GAAACAATTAACATTTGCTGAGGAAAGTTGCAAAGGAACGGGATCACGCACTTCAAAAAGAGTGCAGTGGGAAGCCAAATTGAGCCAACAAGAGTTGCAACATTTAACAAGTCTTTCCTTCATTGATAATGAGGGGTGGATTACGAAACAACCCCTAAAAGTACTTCTATAG